The Coffea arabica cultivar ET-39 chromosome 6e, Coffea Arabica ET-39 HiFi, whole genome shotgun sequence genome contains the following window.
GAGAaggaaggaaaaataaaataaaataaaagagggGTTAACTTTACTAGCCATGTTATTTGGGTAGCTATTTTGGCTGTGTAGTCCATGTTATCCATATTCCATAGTGGCATGATTCCCAAGCGTTAGAAATTGgaaacctattttttttttttttttttgtcaaaaaaaaggaCTTGGCCCCACTTCAGGCCCCAACCCTTATTCGGGTTGTTGGGTTACCCATTTTCGTTACTGGGACTCGAACCGGTGACCTACGGGATACTACCGCATGTGGTCACCGGCTGAGCTATTAACCGAAcctatttttattgtttttgcaagaaaaaatagagactGCCTACCCCTCATCAAACACGCGGGGCAATCACCTGTTTCCCTTGTGGACTGACAGAAAGGGTCTCATCTCACATATATAATATACCTGTTCTCCTTTTTAGATTTGCCTTTGAACTGTTGAAAACAAGATGGCCAACACTACTACTACTTCAGAGTCCCATATTTTGGTGCTTCGTATCAGAATGAATATTGCCTTCCATTGGTGGAAGAGATAGCTTGTTGTCGGCATATTTGGCATCTCCGATCCGTTTCCAACTTGAATGAAGTTTAATAGTAGTAGTACTGTGTATggttcccttttttctttttttccctccttTAGCTAAGTCATTTCATGTCTATTCTTTTCTTGTGCTGAGTCAATTCATGTATAATCTTTATCAAGCAAGATCATTTTTTGATAGCTAAGACGACATTATAAAGAAGTAAAGAGGCTTCTATTGTTCAGGGGCGGGCAGGTTGCTGGTCTGGACTCTATTTATTTTCATCATCCTATGTATGAAGATTGTGCAAAAAGGTCATGGTTTAGTGGACAAATAATGTCCTGACATGCATGCTTAATATGCTGCAAGTTAAGGGATTGGGAAGTAATAAgcttaggttgtgtttggattgcatttttcgtgatttttcatggaaaaattagtgtagcgatttgatgtatgtgaggaaaaaaggtaatagggaaatgtgatcacggaaaatgacgtaatttttcgacggaaccggcaatccaaacaaggccttagtAGTTATCTTCTTTCCAGATAATGTGGTGAAGTATATAATTTTTAAGGGACGGAATGGCCAACTTAAAAGTGGGATTCATCAAACAACCATGGTCCATAAAAGCGTACCTGGCTGGCTGTTTTTTCAATTGGTTCAAAATTTTAACTGCAAAAATGTTCATATCTAAATCATTCATTGCCATCTGAACGCGTTTGCAAATTGTAAATCTTTTAGTAGTAATAGAAATTCAGTTAATGTGGTAACAATTTATATAAATCAAAATCCAGGCTTGCAAGTTGCACAAGGTGCCATTTTTATCGGTGCTTTTGTTGAATAATTATTATCAATATCTTAAATCGTACTATTACTAAACAAATAATGATGCATGATTCTACAATCTGTTCATTTTGATCTGGCCGTCTTAATaaacattttgcaaaagaagaGACGACTACGTGCAAAAGAATTAGTATTTCAGTAGAAAGAAAAGTATTAACGCAAATCATATGAAGAAAGAAAGGCCATACTAATAGTCATACAAAATTTTCAGCGAAAAATCACGATCCTGTTAAAACAGATGCAGCGAAACGGAAGAACAAGCAAGAACAAATTTGGGGGAAATCATATTCTTATTAGGGTTCGGAATGTATCAGATCTTTTGTACAGAATGGATataagatatatatatacaatcaaataatcaaaacgGACTGGATCCAAAAATAAGTCCAAAAAACCGAGACCCAAACAGATCCAAACAAGGTGCAACAAATAAAAGACGAGAACTAGTGGAACATTTTGTTGAGAATAattcattctttttttaaaaaatatcatacTTTCATTTGATCCTATGAGGTTGCACTAATAGCAGAAAATATAACCAAAAAATGCAATTAATACAAACACATGTGAAGAATTAACAAAGATTACGTCAGATTCGAAAATTAACAAAAGCTGTACTAGAAAACTCCAAAATATTTGTTTAGAATtatgaaaaactgtttttcaggtggaaaattcaaaaaaaattattgaagtTGATAAAACTGCCAACTCTTGTCAAGAGATTTCTATCAAACTCCAAATAAAATAAGTACCGCTACTTTtctcccaaaagaaaaaaaaaaaaggcatgatGATCGGTTCCAACTAGTTAATTGCCCCGGAAACGATTCATTGCATTAGAGTCGTATAAATCAATGTTGTCCAATATTTTTTTTCGTCGATACGATAAATTTTATTCTAAACTTACTCCTAATTTACATAGGGAGGAGGGAGAACCTAAAGAAAAACCCGATAAACCACCACCGATCCTTATGGGTGTGTAGGTTCAGATGGGTGGATATTAAAATGCAGGTAGGCAAAGAAATTTGATCTCTTGACCtatatttattaaaaaagtACATAATTCTCGTATATTTGTTCTTGACTTTTATTTTGGGGCGCGGTTTTGCATCCCCTTCTATCTGTTGATGCTGTCTGTCTCGTCTTGTTTCATGGTGGAGACTTGAGCAGAGGCATAAGGACCAGGATATCTTTTTAGCCAACGAAAAGATGTCTCCCACCAAGATAGTGTAActtacaacaacaacaacaacacaTCACATTCTTGTGAAAGATGGGTTTTAATTACCCAGAAAGATCAAGTAAATGGTGGGTTTTTGTATTTCTATTTGTCTAATTCTGCACACACACAGTAGTTACAAACAATACATGGTAGTACATACTAACAATAAAATGCCGTCAATTATCTGTTGCAAAATATCCACCTGAAGGAAACTGAAAAGGCAaagacaaccaaaaaaaaaaaaggacggaGAGTCTCCTCTGCCAAACAACAGATTAACATCCACATAATCATTTGCTGGGTTGCAACAGGACAAAATCTGCAAAGCAGCAAGCGTTCTGTCACACGCACAGAAGCATCATTTCAGAGCAGGTGAAAACTGGCCCttctttttgtaatttttcatgGGTACTGTACTGGAGTGCCTACTAGTAGCAACAAAGTGAAAATTCCAGAGTCTGTCCACTGaaaatcaaaattaaagaaTTTGACAGCGTTACTGCGTTGGCACATGCcttggtaacctctaacctTTCACAAGAAAGCGTTGATATCTCTTCATTGTTTTTAATGATGGTCAACTTCAGTTTCTACTCATCAGTTTCAAGCAGCACTGCACTGGTCACTAGCACATGAGGATCCCTCATGGATGGTCGGCACATTTTTGTGAAGACTTGATTCTGAGAAGCAGTTAATGCACGCGTCTAAACCTCTTAGTTGATGATTTGACTTGAACATTCGTGATGACACGGGTAGAAAATAGGAATTCAGGACTGACTTACACTAGCCCTTCTTCATCTGGGTATAAAATTGAACATGGTCCTGAATGCACAAACTCTGTAGGTAGCAGAAGATTtatccaaccaaaaaaaaaaaaagagaagaaaaaaagagagggcaTAATAAGCCTACGTCTTGTACAAATGTGCTACCGTAGAAGGGACCAAAGAAACAGATACCCTTGCTAGTATCTCTCCAATTAAATTGCTCAACCATCTTCCTACGTTTCAAGCATTTTATCCGGACCTTGAAAAGATGAACCAAGGAATTAGTAAAAAGATATAGCCACAAATGGCGTCCTCCAAGCGATGCATATGCTCAAGGGGACTTCAAACTTCCATGGTTGCTGGTAAAacatgcttcttttttttttttttttttttttttgagggtgTAGAACATGCATTCAAATGTTTTTAAGTACTGCATCAGTGCTTTCAAAAATTTCGAATTTTCTTTTCGGCCAATGAATGTCATCTCATGTGTCCAGATGATACACTTTTACGGTGGTTAATCAATTGCCTCTTTAAATCTCTGCCACAGTACCAGCGTACATTGCTTAAAATGCAGGGAAGGGAAGCAACCGTGAAGCAATAGCTAAAATCTATTGACTTTGCTAGAGCAGTCGCTATAAAAATTAAAGAAGCGCCCATACAATGATGACATTGCTGGAAAATGTACCGCAATAGCAgtcacaaaagttgtagtgacCACCCATTAATGTGCATTAAAACTACCACTGTCTCGTCCCACTTAAAGGagtacattttcttttctttttggtgcAGTTTCAAATCCCAACGTCTATCTTTTCCCCACTGGAGCTCCGAGATTTTGACCAGCAAGCGCCAACTTCAGTACTTTCATCTTTGACATGTACTCCAGTTGAAGCTCCGACTTCCCTACCGTATTCTCCCTAACATATGGATCTCGTttggaaggtgagttttttaagtgtttgtctaaaattttattgtaaattactataaaaattgtaagaaaaatttttaggttgaaaaacttttttctttctttttctttttctttttctttcttttcttttcttttctttcttcttcttctcccttccccctccccgGCACCTCTCTTCCTTCCTTCTGCTGCATCAGTTGCCCCTCTACCCCTCCTTTTCTCTCCCCCTCCCCCAACTCCTCTGCCCcttcctccctctccctctctgcCCCTCTTTTTCACTCCCCTGGCACCtctcccttccccctcccccgtCACCTCTGCCCTCTtcccctccctctccctctcctctccctTTCCCCTCGTCCTGCGATGCCAGAGTTGTTGCAGCcatgaatttatttttttttagctttgtCTCACCCCCTCTCCTAGTTACGATCTGATCGCACGACCAAATCGCAGCTAGCGGGAGGGGGAAGGTGGCAGGGGAGGGAGAaagaataaaaaaggaaaaaagagacaCACACCAACAAATCAGTCAAAGGAGAGGGGGTGAGggagagggaaagaaaaaaaaaagaggaaggccGGCAATAACAATTGAAATAGTGATCGGCATCGGAAGTGGTAGTGGAGGTGATAGCCGGCGACGGAGGACGTGGTGCGCTGGatgggagaggaaaaagaaaaaaagttgaaggaaaaattttttgtgtattagtTTGAAGTGTGTAGATTAAAAgctttgataaattttttggaatttctgtagcaaaagttgttaaaaaaactAGTATTATACAAATTTGTTAAAAActtgaggttccaaacaggcccataaTTTGGCCACCACATGCCTGCTTATAAACTCTTCCTGTTATGGCAGCAGGCAAATCTGCCTCGTCTATTTAGGCAAGGTAAAtaaccaaaagaaagaaatcagcATTACTACTACTTTCACATCTTAAACGAACTCAATTACGacaccaagaaaataaaatgaccACATTCACTAACAACAGTAATTGCTAGTACTAGATTACAATTTTCACAGCATTTTTGACTACCCGTCACAACATCTACAGACTCTTTCTGCTACAGTAGGATGAGATTAACAAGTACTCCACTACTAAAGGTGGTCAAAAAGGCTGTGAAAATAGAACCCAAGAGTGATTAACCTTACACTCTATGATGGTACTCTAGTAATTTGGCATATATGGACTCTGAGGAAGGgaaactaaaaagaaaagaagcagcCTAAACTAGCAAGTAGCAGCAGCCCCTGCAAGCGCGACTGCTGCCCTGGTGCCATTTTTGCATGGTTGGCCAAGATAACAgcacatttatttatttatgaattATGATCCGGTGGTGCGGTGCCAAGACTGATAGAGATGGACACCTAGTGTCACGTGCATCACCACCTAGAAGCCACGTGACCTCCAGAGGCCATGCAAGAGATTTGGGGAGGCAGCAGTCGACCTCACTGAGAAAACACCATTCCAGATCTCCGTGAAGGCTCTCACAATGGTGCCATGGTAGTAAGGCGAATTCAGCTGCAAGAAACAGTTGAGAAGCTCCTTAAGGTCATCTTTGGAGTAAATCTCCTTCTCCAGAATCATCTGAAGCATTGACTGTCGAAAATCGAGATAAGGGTCGTCGGAGTCTTTCTCCACAGCCACACTCTCCCCGCCTATCCTCCCAAAGCCCTGAACGGCCCTCAAACTCTTGATATCAGAGTCAGTATCAGATGAATAGTAGGCATTACAGGTGTCATCCGCGTCTGTGGAGAAGGTGCTGGTGTTGGTTTCCAAGGAACCGGAAGAAGAGTAATAATGGTTGGGTTTGTGGTAAGAGGCGGCCGCTTTACGCCTTGCTTTAGGGCGGAAAACGTGGGATAGGAGTCTTGGCCTTCTGCAACTGCTGCAGCCAAGATTCACTGCCACAGAGCTGCGAATGAGCTTCTTCTTGCCGGGCGTTGACATTGGAGGGATTGATTACCAGAGAGCAAGTCTTACTATACTAGTTAAAAATGGATGGATTTCTCTGCTGGGAAGGAAGCAGGCAGCGAGTGTAGCGTCTGCTGGGGTGTTACTCGAGGAAAGTGAGTGCAAACCAAGGGGTGCtgaaaaaaatggggcgcagAATCTGATATAAATTGGGCATGTGAGGATGGAGGACCCTGCTTAAGAGTTTAGACGGGACCCCCAACCCCTGCTTCCTTTCTGGGATTTGTCTAGGCTAATCTGACAGCTCTTGGGGGATTACACGAAACCAAATCAAGCATAAAGGAAAATTGAGATCTCTATCttgttcccccccccccccccccccccccccgccccaTGTTGGCATCTTTGGAGGAAATGGGAAATCTTTAAAATTTGGGCCTTGTGGGTAAGGAGGTGAAGTGTTGATGCAAGTCACTCTAGACAACGGACTGTAGAATTATTAATATTAAATAAATGATGGAAGGGAGAAAATGGGccgagtttgtttggataataTTAAATAAATGATGGAAGGGAGAAAATGGGccgagtttgtttggatagcagattatttgttcaaatatatttacttacatcaccattataatttttaatatatctttttatcttctcaattatctttttatctcacatacatcacatcacaaaaagtgctactgTAATCCAATACGTACGGTTGCACTTGTGTTAGTTTAAAACAACAGAGTAGTAGCAGAGGTATAGAATGAGAAACGGAAGCTGACAGGTGTTAGGagggatgatgatgatgatgatctatTCTAGGGATCCattaaaaattgaccaaaaaaacgCGGGCTAAGTGTCCAAATTAACAATTGCTATTTCACTTCGGATTGTGGTATGGAGTACTATCAATGGTGGGAACACCTACGATGTGGAATTCTACATTTGTGGTATCCGGTGAAGTCTCGTACTGTCGTCTATGCCatcacctctttttttttcttgatattttcaaCCCTTTGATGATCTTGTATTCTAGACGCTCAAAGTGGGTTGCTATAGTAAATGATAAAGTATACAGTCTCCCCAACTTGTAATTGTTCATATTATTTAGGGAGTTTCTGAACTATTTTAATTGTCAACTGTTGGAATctcatttatttcaaaatttaaattgacaactcaataatttaaaaatattaaattgtgAT
Protein-coding sequences here:
- the LOC113692516 gene encoding transcription repressor OFP6-like, whose protein sequence is MSTPGKKKLIRSSVAVNLGCSSCRRPRLLSHVFRPKARRKAAASYHKPNHYYSSSGSLETNTSTFSTDADDTCNAYYSSDTDSDIKSLRAVQGFGRIGGESVAVEKDSDDPYLDFRQSMLQMILEKEIYSKDDLKELLNCFLQLNSPYYHGTIVRAFTEIWNGVFSVRSTAASPNLLHGLWRSRGF